In Chryseobacterium sp., the genomic window TGGATATACCGTTCCAATGGTGACAAAAGTGGGCAGATCTTTTGAAAATGGAAAATCATCAACAGGCAGTTCTGCCTTTTTTAAAGTATCTTCTTTATCAATGGGGTTGAAAATCTTGATGACAGCCTGTTGTTCTCTTTCATTTTGGGCAAGCTTCTGCATTTCTTCTTTCAGCTTATTAGAGATCACCAGTATTCTGTCGAATTTGAAAAGCTGCCTGATCACATCGGGAGTATATTCTTTCAGATTAAAGATATCATTCTGAATCCAGATGATTTTTTTTGAATCTTTTTGGGGGCTCGATAGCAATTCCCTGTACATTCCGTGGATAGCCGCTATTTCTATGTCGTATTTTTTATTTTTTAAAACAAATGTATAGAGAAGGGATGGGAACCATAAAAACATTTTTTGATAAAGTACCCTGAATGCTTTTACCGGAATTTCATGGGGCCTGTTGGTCGTGATCATTTCCCCTTTCAGAAGATAATGAAGATTTACCCATGAAGGCACCTCCTTGATATACATTCCGGTGTAAAGGTTGATCAGTAAATCTACTTCATATTTATCCTCCGGGAGATTTTTAAGAAAATTGACCAAAACCTTTTCTGCCCCGCCATGGCGCAGAGAGCCGATTCTTATGAGAATTTTTTTCTTTTGAGGCATCATGTTCATCAATAGCTTAATACATTTTTTTTCAGGGGTTGTGTTTATCTGATTCTTCTGGCTTTCTTAA contains:
- a CDS encoding glycosyltransferase, encoding MMPQKKKILIRIGSLRHGGAEKVLVNFLKNLPEDKYEVDLLINLYTGMYIKEVPSWVNLHYLLKGEMITTNRPHEIPVKAFRVLYQKMFLWFPSLLYTFVLKNKKYDIEIAAIHGMYRELLSSPQKDSKKIIWIQNDIFNLKEYTPDVIRQLFKFDRILVISNKLKEEMQKLAQNEREQQAVIKIFNPIDKEDTLKKAELPVDDFPFSKDLPTFVTIGTVYPQKGYDRLLDVHKKLMDEGLKHQIIIIGDGFDFENIQAKLNQLGLQDTVKMLGFRSNPYPYLKKSDFYVMSSRHEGFPTIIAEALILNKPVVSTDVSGIKDLLQEGKLGMITPNSEDGIYEGMKKFLTRPELAGQYEKEIAETDLPFVLQKSVAHLQEIIDEV